In one window of Denticeps clupeoides chromosome 2, fDenClu1.1, whole genome shotgun sequence DNA:
- the LOC114769062 gene encoding uracil nucleotide/cysteinyl leukotriene receptor, translating to MIPANYTTEVWNPVYRAYFEKENFLFTLFYVTIFLFSVPANAIALVVFFIQKGKTTVAKVFLTHLVVADMSYVLLLPMRTVYHISNNNWIFGELLCRLAGFLFYLNLYCSLYFMTCISFNRFLAVVFPIRSRSLRKPLYAKMICAFLWCSITISMIPMLQSHQTVHIKSEDFNITVCNQMYREKTSPKALVSTAVAFMIPLAMLTLSYVLILCKLFRMNLQGNNGIQRKAVYVITLTLMNFLLAFVPYHVHRFIYILRYIQGDVPRGTMELLVLWNRITSALTCTSGIIDPIMYFFLAKTYRETLLHILRRLREKCSTIKAEPA from the coding sequence ATGATACCTGCTAACTACACAACAGAAGTCTGGAATCCAGTATACCGAGCATACTTTGAAAAGGAAAATTTCTTATTCACTTTATTCTATGTGACTATTTTCTTGTTTTCAGTACCTGCCAATGCCATAGCACTGGTAGTGTTTTTCATTCAGAAGGGCAAGACTACTGTGGCCAAAGTGTTCTTGACTCACTTGGTGGTGGCTGACATGTCCTATGTCCTGCTCCTACCTATGCGTACAGTCTACCACATCTCTAACAACAACTGGATCTTTGGGGAGCTGCTGTGCCGTCTCGCCGGTTTTCTCTTCTACCTCAACCTCTACTGCAGTCTCTACTTTATGACCTGCATCAGCTTCAACCGCTTTCTGGCTGTGGTCTTCCCCATTAGATCACGCTCGTTGAGGAAACCTTTGTATGCAAAGATGATCTGTGCCTTCCTTTGGTGCAGCATAACCATATCCATGATTCCCATGTTACAGTCACACCAAACTGTTCACATTAAGTCAGAAGATTTCAATATTACAGTGTGCAACCAGATGTACCGGGAAAAAACATCTCCAAAAGCACTGGTGTCAACAGCAGTTGCATTCATGATTCCATTGGCCATGCTGACCTTGTCTTATGTTCTCATTTTGTGCAAGCTGTTTAGAATGAATTTGCAGGGGAACAATGGCATCCAGCGTAAAGCAGTCTACGTGATTACGCTGACTTTAATGAACTTCCTTTTAGCATTTGTGCCATACCATGTGCACCGCTTCATTTACATATTACGATACATACAAGGTGATGTACCACGTGGAACAATGGAATTATTGGTTTTGTGGAACCGCATAACATCAGCACTGACTTGCACCAGTGGGATCATAGACCccattatgtatttttttcttgctaaaaccTACAGAGAAACATTGCTGCACATACTTCGAAGACTTAGAGAGAAATGCTCAACTATAAAAGCAGAGCCAGCATAA